A genome region from Geobacter pickeringii includes the following:
- the ychF gene encoding redox-regulated ATPase YchF produces the protein MGFNCGIVGLPNVGKSTIFNALTSAGAESANYPFCTIDPNVGIVQVPDERLDRLAEIVHPERILPTTIEFVDIAGLVKGASQGEGLGNQFLGHIRSVDAIVHVVRCFDDENVVHVSGSVDPLRDIDIIQTELALADLDSVDKKYQRVEKQAKSGDKKIKQECEFYGRVKTALEQGKPVRHLEVSDEERPLLRDLHLLTDKPVLYVANVAEDDLEGAHPFVAKVKELAASEGARVVVICGRIEAEIAELDGDEKKAFLADMGLAESGLDRLIRMGYELLGLITYFTAGKKEVRAWTIPLGTKAPQAAGVIHSDFEKGFIRAEVIAYRDFIAAGGEAGAKEKGLMRLEGKEYVVQDGDVMHFRFNV, from the coding sequence ATGGGATTCAATTGCGGTATTGTCGGACTTCCCAATGTGGGGAAATCAACCATCTTCAACGCGCTGACCTCGGCCGGTGCGGAATCGGCCAATTATCCCTTCTGCACCATCGATCCGAACGTGGGAATCGTGCAGGTGCCCGATGAGCGGCTCGACCGGTTGGCGGAGATTGTGCACCCCGAGCGGATTCTTCCGACAACCATCGAGTTTGTCGATATTGCCGGCCTCGTCAAGGGGGCGAGTCAGGGGGAAGGTCTCGGCAACCAGTTCCTCGGCCATATCCGGTCGGTGGATGCCATCGTTCATGTGGTTCGCTGCTTTGACGATGAGAACGTGGTTCACGTGAGCGGCAGCGTGGATCCCCTCCGCGATATCGATATCATCCAGACCGAGTTGGCGCTCGCGGACCTCGACAGCGTCGACAAGAAGTACCAGCGGGTCGAAAAGCAGGCCAAGAGCGGCGACAAGAAAATCAAGCAGGAATGCGAATTCTACGGCCGCGTCAAAACGGCCCTGGAGCAGGGGAAGCCGGTGCGTCACCTCGAGGTGAGCGACGAAGAGCGCCCCCTCCTCCGCGATCTGCACCTGCTGACCGATAAGCCGGTGCTGTACGTGGCGAACGTCGCCGAGGACGATCTTGAGGGGGCGCACCCCTTTGTGGCCAAGGTGAAGGAGCTTGCCGCCTCGGAAGGGGCGCGGGTGGTCGTCATCTGTGGCAGGATCGAGGCGGAGATTGCCGAGCTTGACGGCGACGAGAAGAAGGCATTTCTGGCCGATATGGGGTTGGCGGAGTCGGGGCTCGACCGTCTGATCCGGATGGGGTATGAGCTCCTCGGGCTTATCACCTACTTTACTGCCGGTAAGAAAGAGGTCCGCGCCTGGACCATCCCTCTTGGGACCAAGGCTCCTCAGGCTGCCGGCGTGATCCATTCCGACTTCGAGAAAGGGTTCATTCGTGCCGAGGTCATCGCCTACCGCGATTTCATCGCCGCGGGTGGCGAGGCCGGAGCCAAAGAGAAGGGGCTCATGCGTCTCGAAGGCAAGGAGTATGTCGTGCAGGACGGCGACGTCATGCACTTCCGCTTCAATGTCTAG
- the pth gene encoding aminoacyl-tRNA hydrolase, translated as MAARLIVGLGNPGPKYQWTRHNAGFMVLDRLSHSVGVSVTKKSFSGLYGEGSWQGERLLFLKPQTFMNLSGRSVAEALRFHKLSLADLIVVHDDLDIPFGRVKLKEGGGHAGHNGLRSLVQELGGAGFMRVRVGIGRPAHGAVADYVLQNFSREEMADLSLLLDGVTGLMKSLLECGLPKTMSLYNNREFLSAQQG; from the coding sequence ATGGCTGCAAGACTTATTGTCGGGCTGGGGAATCCTGGCCCGAAATACCAATGGACCCGCCATAACGCGGGTTTCATGGTTTTGGACCGACTTTCGCACTCCGTGGGCGTTTCGGTCACCAAGAAGAGTTTTTCAGGTCTCTATGGGGAGGGGAGCTGGCAGGGTGAGCGGCTCCTCTTCCTCAAGCCGCAGACCTTCATGAATCTTTCCGGTCGCTCCGTTGCCGAGGCCCTCCGTTTCCACAAGCTTTCCCTCGCGGATCTTATCGTCGTTCATGATGACCTCGACATTCCCTTTGGCCGGGTCAAGCTCAAGGAAGGTGGCGGCCACGCCGGGCACAATGGCCTGCGCTCCCTGGTTCAGGAGCTTGGCGGTGCCGGCTTCATGAGGGTGCGGGTGGGGATTGGCCGGCCGGCCCACGGGGCGGTGGCCGACTACGTGCTCCAGAATTTTTCCCGCGAGGAAATGGCGGATCTTTCCCTGCTTCTCGACGGTGTAACGGGGCTGATGAAGTCTCTCCTTGAATGCGGACTTCCCAAGACCATGAGCCTTTACAACAATCGCGAGTTCCTTTCCGCGCAACAGGGCTGA
- a CDS encoding ribose-phosphate pyrophosphokinase produces the protein MDDKIKIFSGNSNPSLAEKICANLGLPLGKANVKTFSDGEVMVEIGENVRGRDTYVVQSTCAPTNNNLMELLIMMDALKRASAATITAVIPYYGYARQDRKVAPRTPITSKLVADLVTTAGADRVVTVDLHAGQIQGFFNIPVDNLYAAPVILENLKQRFPDNGIVMVSPDAGGTERARAFAKRLGCTLAVIDKRRTGPNVAEVMHLIGDVKDKTAIILDDMIDTAGTLTQAARALKEHGARTIYACATHGVLSGPAIDRINDSDIEAVVITDTVPLGEKAERTSKVKVLTVAELLAEAIRRIHVDESVSSLFV, from the coding sequence ATGGACGACAAAATAAAAATCTTCAGCGGCAATTCCAACCCGTCATTGGCGGAAAAGATCTGTGCCAACCTTGGCCTCCCTCTCGGGAAAGCCAATGTCAAGACCTTCTCCGACGGCGAAGTCATGGTCGAGATCGGCGAGAACGTCCGCGGGCGCGACACCTATGTGGTTCAATCCACCTGTGCCCCGACCAATAACAACCTCATGGAGCTGCTCATCATGATGGACGCCCTCAAGCGTGCGTCGGCAGCCACCATTACGGCCGTTATTCCCTACTACGGCTACGCTCGCCAGGATCGCAAGGTTGCGCCCCGTACGCCGATTACCTCGAAGTTGGTTGCCGATCTGGTCACCACCGCCGGCGCCGACCGGGTTGTGACGGTTGACCTTCACGCGGGGCAGATCCAGGGCTTTTTCAATATCCCCGTCGATAACCTGTATGCCGCACCGGTGATCCTGGAAAACCTCAAGCAGCGTTTCCCTGACAACGGGATCGTCATGGTGTCCCCCGATGCCGGCGGCACCGAGCGTGCCCGCGCTTTTGCCAAGCGTCTCGGCTGCACGCTTGCGGTTATCGACAAGCGCCGCACCGGTCCCAATGTGGCAGAGGTCATGCACCTGATCGGCGACGTCAAGGATAAGACCGCAATCATCCTCGATGACATGATCGATACGGCGGGGACGCTCACACAGGCTGCCCGCGCGCTGAAGGAACACGGCGCCCGGACGATTTATGCCTGTGCCACTCACGGCGTCCTTTCGGGGCCGGCGATCGACCGGATCAACGACTCCGATATCGAGGCGGTGGTGATTACCGATACGGTTCCCCTGGGGGAGAAGGCCGAGCGGACCTCGAAGGTCAAGGTCCTTACGGTGGCGGAACTGCTGGCCGAGGCGATCCGCCGCATTCATGTGGACGAGTCGGTCAGTTCGCTTTTTGTCTAG
- a CDS encoding 50S ribosomal protein L25 yields the protein MEQKTISIEVREKAGKGVARKLRAQGRVPGVVYGKGIEPVAISLDEKEMLEAIAGEGGCNVLFTLQGGESLNGVTAMVADVQRPSLRLGLTHVDLHKVSLTDKVRVHVPVAIVGTAAGVREGGLLDVVMHALDVECLPTAIPERIDVDVTDLALGHAIHVGEIALPAGVKVLDDPKASVVSILGRAKEEAPASAEG from the coding sequence ATGGAACAGAAAACGATTAGCATAGAGGTACGTGAGAAGGCGGGCAAAGGTGTTGCCCGGAAGCTTCGTGCCCAGGGGCGCGTTCCCGGGGTCGTGTATGGCAAGGGGATTGAGCCGGTAGCCATCTCCCTTGACGAGAAGGAGATGCTGGAGGCCATTGCCGGTGAAGGTGGCTGCAACGTGCTCTTCACGCTTCAGGGTGGCGAAAGCCTCAACGGGGTTACGGCCATGGTCGCTGACGTTCAAAGACCGTCGCTGCGCCTGGGGCTGACCCATGTCGACCTGCACAAGGTTTCCCTTACCGACAAGGTTCGGGTGCATGTGCCGGTCGCTATCGTCGGGACGGCAGCCGGTGTCCGTGAAGGTGGCCTGCTCGACGTGGTCATGCATGCCCTCGATGTGGAGTGTCTGCCGACCGCCATCCCCGAGCGCATCGATGTCGACGTGACGGATCTTGCTCTCGGGCACGCCATTCACGTCGGAGAGATTGCCCTTCCGGCCGGCGTCAAGGTCCTGGACGATCCCAAGGCCTCCGTTGTCAGCATTCTCGGCAGGGCGAAGGAAGAAGCGCCGGCCTCCGCCGAAGGGTAG